The following nucleotide sequence is from Embleya scabrispora.
GTGGCCGGGTGCTCGTCGGATGATCCGGTGACGTTCAAGGACGGCGACCACACCGGGCCGGTGGACGAGGCAGCCGGTCGGGTCTTCGCCGAGGCCCGGCTGGTCCCGGAACGCGCGCTGGACGAACGGCAGTTGGCCGCCTCGGCGGAGACCATTCGCAAACGGGCGAGCGCGGGGCGGCTGCCGGTGAAGTCGGTGACGGTGCGCGACGGCGCGCTGGTGGTGCGGATCGCGGTGAACCCGTCCGGGGACGACACCCGGCGGCGACTCGCGGCGATCGCGCACACCGGGCAGCTGAGCGTGCGCGCCGTGACGGCCGTGACGCCGTACCCGCCCACGACCGGGGGGACGGGCGGTACGGCGACCCCCTCGGGCGGGCCGGAGTGCGGCGATCCGGCGGTGCCGCGCGTGGACGATCCCGCGGCGCCGATCGTGGCCTGCGACGACAAGCCGACGGAGAAGTTCACGCTGGCGCCCGCCGTGATCACCGGGGCCGATGTGGCGAAGGCGGAGGCCAAGGCGCCGCAGGGCTCGGGCGGTTGGGAGATACGGCTCGACTGGACGGAGAAGGGCCAGGCCGCCTTCACCGCGCTCACCGCCGACGCGGCCCGGCGCGACGAGCCCGGCAACCGGGTTGCGATCGTCTGGGACGGTAGGGTGCTGGTCGCGCCGATGGTGCGATCCGCGATCCCCGGGGCCGCGGTGATCGCCGGCACCTACACGGAGGCGGATGCCCGGCAACTGGCCGGGACGATCGGCTCGGGCATGTTGCCGGCGGGGTTCAGGGTCGAGTCGTTCGAGCCGGGGCGCTGAGGGGTCCGGTCCCTTTCGGGAGCGGGTCCGAACGCGGCTGCTCCTCGTGTGCGGCCGTGGCGGCGGCGATCCGCTCCCGCGTCGGGCGCCGATCCACGGCGGTCGGTGCTTCGTCGATCAACCGGCCGAGGGTTACCGAAGTCGTCGGCCCCCGCCCATCCGCCCCTTCGACCGAAGGAACAACCGTGACCGTCCCCTATCCGCCGATCGAGCCCTACGAGCACGGGATGCTCGACGTCGGGGACGGCAACCGCGTCTACTGGGAGAGTTGCGGCAATCCCGCCGGTAAGCCCGCGCTCGTCGTGCACGGCGGTCCGGGGTCGGGGTGTTCGACGGGGGTGCGGCAACTGTTCGACCCGAATCGCTACCGCGTCGTGCTCTTCGACCAGCGCGGGTGCGGGCGCAGTACACCGCACGCGAGCGATCCGGACACCGACATGCGGTACAACACCACCGAGCACCTGCTCGCGGACATCGAGCGGCTGCGCGAACACCTGGGCCTGGAACGCTGGTTGTTGTACGGCGGCTCGTGGGGATCGACGCTGATCCTGGCCTACGCGCAGCGCCACCCCGAGCGGGTGTCCGAGATCGTCATCCCGGCCGTCACCTCCACCCGCCGGGTCGAGATCGACTGGCTGTATCGCGGCGTCGGCCGCTTCCTGCCCGCCGAGTGGGAGCGTTTTCGGAACGCGGTGCCCGAGGCCGAGCGCGACGACCCGGTTGCGGCCTATGCCCGCCTTCTGGAGAACCCGGATCCCGCGGTGCGCGAGCACGCGGTACGGGAGTGGTGCGCGTGGGAGGACGCGGTGGTGGGGGGCGAACCGAACGGCCGGCCCGACGCGTACGGCGGCCGTCCGCCGGCGGCCCGCACGGCGCTGGTCCGGATCGCCGCGCACTACTTCTCGCACGGCGCGTGGTTGCCCGAGGGCGTCCTGATCCGCGAGGCCGGCCGCCTCGCCGGCATCCCGGGCGTACTGATCCACGGCCGCCTCGACCTGAGCAGCCCGCTCGACACCGCCTGGCACCTGTCCCGGGCCTGGCCGGATGCCACGCTGGAGGTCGTCGACGACGCCGGCCACCTGGGCAGCGACGCGATGCGCGCCACGATCCTGGCCGCCCTCGACCGCTTCGCCACGACCTGAACCCCGCCGCCGGAGCCGATCGCGAAACGCGGTGGCGGTTCCGCAGTGGCACCGGCATGCTGGGGCGAATGTTGATCAGGGAAGCGGAAAGCGGCGACTGGGCGGCGATCTGGCCGTTCTTCCACGAGATCGTCGCGGCCGGCGAGACGTTCACCTATCCGCTCGATCTCGGGATGGACGAGGGTCGCGAGTGGTGGTTGCCGGCCCCGCCCTCCCGCGCGGTGGTCGCGGTGGACGAGGCCGGAGTGGTGCTCGGCACGGCGAAGATGAATCGCAACCACATGGGCAACGGGTCGCACATCGCCAGCGCCAGTTACATGGTCGACCCCGCACACGCGGGGCGGGGGGTCGGCCGGGCGTTGTGCGAGTACACCATCGAGTGGGCCCGCGCGCAGGGCTACCGGGCGATGCAGTTCAACTCGGTCGTGGCGACGAACGAGCACGCGGTGCGGCTGTACCGCAGCCTCGGCTTCGAGGTGATCGGCACCCTGCCGGAGGGGTTCGACCACCCGAAACACGGCTACGTCGGGCTGCACATCATGCACTTGGCGCTGTGAATCAGGCGATTTCGAAGGCGCTGCGCAGGTAGGTCAGGTTCAGGCCGTCCTGATACGCGCCGCCGCCCTCGTGGCCGTTGAACGTATGTACCTCCATGCGCTTGTCCGCCGCGTAGTGGTGGTAGGCGGCGAACACCGTGGAGGGCGGGCACGTGGTGTCCATCAGCGCCACGCTGAACCGCGCCGGGGCGGTCGCGCGGGCGCCGTGGTTGACCGCGTCGAAGTAGTCGAGGGTGCGGAACACCCGGTCCACGCGGTCCCGGTGTACGGCGAGGTAGCGGGCCAGTTCGCCGTAGGGACCCGTCGCGGCGATCTCCGCGCCGCGACGGAAGTGGCACAGGAACGGGACGTCGGCCACCACCGCGGTCAGGTCCGGCACCAGGCCGGCGACCGTGAGGGCCAGACCGCCGCCCTGGCTCGCGCCGAGTGCGGCTATCCGGGTCGGGTCGACGGCCGGATGGCTGCGGGCGACGGCGATCGCCCGCACCGCGTCGACGGTGACCCGGCGGTAGTAGTACCGATCCGGGTCGGTGACTCCCCGGGTCAAAAAGCCCGGGTGGGTGGAGCCGTCGCCCGCGGGCGCGTCGTCCCCGGTGGCGCCGGCGCGCCAACTGCCGCCCTGGCCGCGCACGTCGATCACGAGATGGGCGAACCCGGCGGCGGCATAGAGCAGTTGCTCGTGCGGCAGGCCTCGACCGCCGCCGTATCCGGGGAACTCCACGACACACGGCAGGGGTCCGTCCCGATGCACGGGCAGCACCAGCCAGCCGTGCACCCGTTGGCCGCCGTGACCCGCGAAGGAGACGTCGCACACCTCGACGCCGGTCAGCGGACCGGTCTCGGGCGTGAACGTCGGGTCGAGGGGGTGGGCGTCGGCCTCGTCGAGCGTACGGGCCCAGAAGGCGTCGAAGTCGGCCGGTTCGGAGCGCTTTGGGAAAAATTGCTGCAACTCCGGCAGTGACAGGTCGCTCAAGGGCATGGCGGGTTCCTCTCCGGGGGGCGGCTCTGATCGGCATTGTCGGGGCCGGCGGATCGCGGTGATCATCCGGGGCGGGACGCCGACCGAACGGGTGCCCGAACCAAGGGTGTTCCCTGAGCAGTCGGGGGCCGTGGACGTAGGTTCCCGGCAGTACTTCCGTCCTGCTCGCTGCGTCGTCGGGAGTAGTACCCCTAGGGGAGAGTCCTCCCCAAGCAGTAACAGCAGTACCTACACACGACTGATTCACCGGTGCTTTCGGACCTCTAGATTTGTCGAGTAGAAGACGACGACCAGTCGCAGAAGAGAAACCAGGGGACTCATGAGCGCCGCAGGGAAGTCGGGGACCGTGGCCGCGTTCGTGCGCTTCGTCGTCTGCGGCGGTGGCACCGGACTCGCGTCGAGCGCCGCGCTCGTGGCCCTCACCGGGCACCTCTCCATAGCCGTCGCCAACGCCCTGGTGACCGTGGTCTTCACACTCCTGGCGACCGAACTGCACAGCAGGTTCACCTTCGGCGCGGGTCGGGCGCGGGGTCGACTGCACGTCCAGGCCGCGCTGTCCGCGCTGGTGTGCTACCTGTTCACCACCGGCGCGATGCTCGCGCTGCACGCGATGCAGTCGTCGCCCGGCGTGGTCAAGGAGCAGGCGGTCTATCTGACGGCCTCCGGGATCGCCGGGATCGCCCGGTTCCTCTTCCTGCGCTTCGTTGTTCGGGTTCGGGCGCGTTCGCACGCGGCGGAGGTGCAGACGGGGATCGGGGTCGGAGCGGAGTCGGTGACGGCGGTGGAGGTCGGTGCGTGGGTGGGTGCCGGCGCCGCCGTGGGCGAGTCCGCGGCCGGCCCCGCTGCCGCGCCGCCGGCCGTGCCCGTCTCGGGGCCCCTGCCGTCGGTGTTCGTGCCCGCGTCCGCGTCCGTCTCCCCCTCCGCGGCGGATGTGGTGTCGGCTCTGTTGTCCGCTCCCGCCTTCGTGCCCATGGCGTCCGCGCCGAAGCCGGCCGGTCGGGGTTCGGGGCGGGTGATCGAGTCGCTTCTGATTCTTCCTGCGTCCGATGGCTGGGTCGCGCCGACGCGCGCGGCCATGGTCGCGACGGCGTAGGCGTCATACCTTCGACAGGAGTCCGTGGATGACCCGCGCCGCCGCCGAACACTACGAGCGAATCCTGGCCGCCAACTACACCTGGATGCTGGGTGGCGACCTGGCACCGATCGCCGCCGGGCAGGGCGAGTTGCTGACCGGGCTGGGCGTCGCCCCGACGACGACGTCCGCGGTGGCCGTGGATCTGGGCTGTGGGCCCGGCAACCAGAGCCTGGCCCTGGCCGGACTCGGCTTCAGCCGGGTCCTGGCGGTCGACACCAGCCGGATCCTGCTGGCCGAACTGGCCGAACACGCGGCCGGGTTGCCCGCGATCGAGCCGGTGTTCGGGGACATCCGCAAGGTATTGCCCGAGTTGACCGCGCCGGGCGAGGTCGCGGTCGTGGTGTGCATGGGCGACACGCTCACCCACCTGTCGACGAAGGACGACGTGAGCGCGCTGCTCGCCGAGATCGCGCGGGCTCTCGCCCCCGGGGGGCGTCTGGTCGTCACGTACCGCGACCTGACCGAAACCCTGCATGGTATCGACCGGTTCATCCCGATACGGAGCACGGACGATCGGGTGTTCACCTGCTTTCTCGAATACCCGGACGACGACACGGTCCTGGTCCACGATCTCCTGCACGTCCACGACGGCACCGGCTGGACCCAGCACGTCGGCAGTTACCCGAAGCTGCGGATCGCCCCGACCTGGCTCGCCGAGCGCTGCCGGGACGTCGGGCTGACGGTCGAGCACAACCGGACGGGCGCGCGGGGCCTACAGATCCTGGCGGCGCGCAAGGACTGAGGCGGGGGCCGGGGCACCGGTGGGTGTTCCCGCAGGTCGGGGCGGGTGGAAATCGGATGCGGGGCGGCCCTCGGCCGTGATACTCCAGGCTCCCATGGGAGATCTCGAAACCGCGCGACTCGTACTGCACCCGCTGACCGTCGCCGAGACGGAGCGGGTGGTGGCCGGTGAGCCGGCCGCCGACGACCGATGGGAGGCCGGCTATCCGACGGCCGGGGACGTGGCCGGGGCCGGCCGGTTTCTGCGTACCTGCGCGACCGTCGGGGATCCGGGGGCCTTCGGCAACTACGAGATCCGCCGGCGGGAGGACGGTGTGGCGGTCGGTGGCGTGGGCTTCCACGGCGTGCCGGACGAAAGCGGCACCGTCACGATCGGCTACGGCCTGATCGAGGCGGTCCGGGGGCGCGGCTATGCCACCGAGGCCCTGCGTGAACTGCTGCGCTTCGCCCGAGCCGCGGGTGTGACCCGGGTCGTCGGGGACACCGCGCACGACAACGTCGCGTCGCAGCACGTGATGGCGGCGGTGGGGATGCGGCTGGTCAAGGAGGAGGCCGGACTGAAGCACTATGCGATCCAGTGGTCGCCGGGCGCCGACGGGGCGGAGCCGGCGGCCGACGCCCCGGTGCGGGTCACGCGCCCGTGACGGCGGTTCTCCGGTAGGCGTCGGGGGTCTGGCCGGTCCAGCGCTGGAAGGCTCGGCGCAGGGCACGGGCGTCGGTGTAGCCCAGCCGCCCGGCTATCGACTGGACCGGTAGCTCGGTGTCCCGCAGCAGCGTTGCGGCGTGCTCGTGCCGCACCGATTCGATCTCGTCCCGCCAGGTGGTCTCCAGGTCGCTCAGCCGGCGCTGGAGGGTGCGCGGGCTCATCGCCATCCGGTGGGCGACCATCTCCAGGCTCAGCTCCTCGCCGCCGAGGGAGCCGGCCAATACCGACCGGAACCTGCCGTGCCATCCGGCCGCCGGGCGGGCGTTCTCCAGCAGGTTGTCCGCGTATCGGCGCAGGATCAGCCCGAGTTCGTCGTCGCCGGGGCCGGTCGGGCGCGGGCGTTCGGCGTCCATGTCGAGGAAGGTCATCGAGTTCGTTCGGGCGCCGAAGTCGATGGCGCGGGTGCCGAACGCCTCGATCAGATGCCGGTGGTTCTTCGGGGCGTCGTGCGCGAGGGCGACGTGTACGGGGACCACGCCCGGGCCCCGGGCGTCGCGGGCCCGCTTGAGCATGACCGCCATCGCGAATTCGTCGATCGCGGTGACCGCCGCCGGCGAGTAGTTCGCGATGCCGTAGGTGACGGTGAGGCGTCGATCGTCCTCGACCACGGTCATCTCGACCACCGGGTCGGACATCGTCGACACGTAGCGTGCGGCGTCGCGGCAGCCGTCGGCGAACGAGCCGGCGGAGGTGAACAGGTAGTCCCACACGTGCAGCCGACCCAGCGTGGCGCTTTCCGCGGCCCGGATGGCGACGTCGGGTGGGCCGGTGGCGACGGCCAGCTCCCAGGTGCGGACCACGCTGGCGGTGGGCACCCGCAACAACGGGTTCGCCAGCGTCTCCGGCTCGAAGCCCGGCAGATGCGCGAGTTCGCTCAGCGCCACCCCGGCTCCCAGGGCAGCGTCCCGCACCACGCGTGCCGCGTGCGAGGAGAGCGTGTACTCGATCACTGGCGGAGCATATCCGGACGGTCGCCCGCAATGGGGATCCGGGATCTGTCGTTTTCGGTCCCCTTGTTGACGTGAAGTGTCTCGTCGGCGGGTTGTGGGGTCCCCGGGGCGGGCCTCGGCGGTGGAGGGTGGAGTTCGATCAGGGCGAAAAGCGCGACCGCCGTCCCGATTTTCGGGACGGCGGTCGTGGTGGGGGAGGAGGTGGGATGGGGTGGGGGTGGGGCGGGTCAGGCGCCGACGGTGCCGTCGACGCCCTCGCGGAGGAAGTCGGCGTGGCCGTTGTGGCGGGCGTACTCGTGCATCAGGTGCAGCATGACCAGGCGCAGCGACACGTCCTGGTCCCACTTGGCGTTGTGGCCGATGACGTCCAGGGACTCTGCCTCGGCCTCGATCCGCCGCGCGTGGGCCACCTCGGTCTCCCAGGCGGCGAAGGCCTCCGAGCGGGTCGACTTGCTCGCGTCGTAGGCCACCTGGAAGTCGCCTTCGTCGGACCACACGAGCGGGATGTCCTCCGCGTTGATCACCCGCCGGAACCAGGTGCGCTCGACCTCGGCCATGTGCCGGACCAGTCCGAGAAGGGAGAGCGTGGACGGCGGCATCGATTGCCGGCGCAGCTCCTCGTCGGAGAGTCCTTCGCACTTCATCGCGAGCGTGGCCCGGTGGAAGTCGAGAAAGGCCCGCATCATCTCGCGTTCGTCGCCGGTCACGGGTGGGTCGGGGCGCCGGTCGGTGGCCATGGGTGTGCTCGCTTTCGCTCCGCGTCGGTGTTCGGGTGGACCTGCTTTCTAGCAGGCCGCGAGCTCGTACCCCTGACCGAAGTCGCGGAGGACGCGGGCGACGGCCCGGCGCGCGTAGGAGGTCGAGGCGGTGAGGTCGCCGGCGGGAAGGGCGCGGAGGAACGCGGCGGCTTCGGGGCGAAAGCGCGGGCTGAGCATGCCGAGGGCACCCGCGGCGCGGCGGGTGGCGACGGGGGGTGTGGCGGGGGCGGCGAGGACGCGGCGCAGGTGTTCGGCCGCTTCGTCGAGGAGGCGTGGGCTGAGGGTGCCGAGCAGGCGGGCCGCGCGGGTGCGGGTGTAGGGGGTGGCGTCGGGGGCGGCGAGAACGGCGCGGAGGGTGGTGGTGACGTCGGGGAGGGATTGGCGGCGCAGCTCGAACAGCCTGCGGGCCACGGTGACTCGGTCATGGAGGCCGGTGTCGATGGAGGTGAGCAGGAATTGCAGTGCGGCGACGCCCTCGGCCTCGAAGCCCTGCCCGAGATCGGCGAGTTTCGTCGCCGCCGTGGCCCGAGCGGACGGGGTGAGGTCCGGCGCGACGAGGAGGGCGCGGAGGTGGTCGGCGCCTTCGTGGACGTAGCCGCGGCCGAGCCGGCCGAGGGTGTGGGCGGCGAGGGTCCGGGCGAGGGGGGCGGCGGAGGGGTGGGTGAGGATGGTGCGGAGGGCTTGAGCCAGTTCGTCTCTGCGGGCGGTGCCGACCACGTGGAGGGCATGGGCCGCCCTGCATCGTTCGGTCGGGTCGATCTCGGGTGCGGTGACGATGTTCCAGAGCGCGTCGGAGGCTTCGTCGAGGTAGCCGGCGCGGAAACTGCCGAGGGTCCCTGCGGCCATCCGGCGCAGGACCGGCGGGGAGGCGGGGTCTCGGAGGATGTCGCGCGTCAACGAAATCGCATCGTTTGTGCAGGCGGGGGAGATCGTGACGCAGGCGTCGGCGAGGGCGATGCGGGTCGGTGCGGACAGACCGGGTGTACTGAGCAGGGCTCGACTCATGGTTGTGCCCTCTTCGGTGTAGCCCTGTCCGTACGCGGCGAGAAGCCCGACGGCAACCGCTCGGTCGCTCGGTGGTGTCGTCTGGCAGGCGGCTATCTCGCGCAGAGTGTTCGCCGCCAGAGCTTCGTTGTCCGGGCCTCGATCGGACAGCTGACTGGCGGTCCAGGCGCGTGACTCCGAGTCGGCATCGGGAGCCGAGAGCAGGTCCCGAAGCGCGGCCGTGGACTCCGCCATGTGGCGCACATCGCAATAGCCCAGAATCTGCGCGGCCTCACGCCTGGTCTCGGCGTCCGGGTCCGACGCGTACAGGACGGTGCGAAGGACGTCGGCCACCTTGTCGGCGTCGCCCCCGAGAGTGCGCAGCGTTCGCGCCGTTTCGGGCCGATGCCGAAGGGGGGTGTCGGGGTCGCTCAGCATTCTTCGGAGCCGGCTCGCCATGGAGTCCAGCGCGCCGGGCGCGAGGGGTATCAGCGTGATCGCGATGTTGTTGCGGAACGACGGGAAGATGTTCGGGTCGTCGAATAGTCGGGTGAGGGTATCGATTGCCTCGGGGACATGGATCGCGTCGAGGCCCGACAGGCACCGAGCGGATTCCATCCGTACCCAGGGTCCGGCATCGGGTGCCGTCAGGGTCTCCCGCAACCCTCGAATGGCCGCCGGTACGAACGTGGGCCCGAATTCGGACAGGCGTTCCGCCGCGATTCTGCGGTCCTCCGCCGTCACATCGGCGGCGGCGAGTGTTGTTTCCAGGTATGTCGCCGCCTCTGTCACATAGTCGGGACCCAGGCGCCCCAATGTGGCAGCGGCGTTGATGCGCTGTCTCGCGGCGGACGTCGGCGCGGCCAGTACGCGGCGAATGATGTCGGCGGCCTCGGTCAGTCGAGTCGGGTCGAGTCGCGTCAGCGCTTGCGCGACGCCACAGCGCTGGGAGGCGTCCACACTGGACGATGCCAGGAGTCGGAGCAGGGCATCGGTGCTCTCCTTCGAGTAGGCGGGCGCAAGCTCCGCCAGCATCACGGCCGTTTCCGCGGCGTCGTCCATGTCCCGCGTCGCCAGGTCCGCGCGCAGTAGGTGCGCCACTTCCAGAGTGTGACTCGGACCGAGGTCGGCCAGGAAGCGCATGGCCCGCCTGCGCACATACGAATTGGCGTTGGGCGCGACGACGACGCCCCGGAGAACATCCGCGGCCTCCTCCGTATACGCGGGACCGAGCGCGGCCAACTGCTCCGCGGCGAAGATGCGATCGAAGTGAGAGCTGTGTGGCGCGGTTTGCACCTCACGCAATGCCTTCGCGGCTTCCGGGGCGTGCATGGGATCGATCTCGGCCAGCGCGCGGGCGGCCCGAGCACGTTCCTGACCGGCCGACGCGGCGTCGGTGAGGACGGTCCGAAGCGCGGTGACGGCAGCGTCCTTGTGTTCCGGCGCCAGCGAGGCCAGTCCATCGGCGGCGTCGATCAGGTTTGCGGCTGTGACGTCATCCGAGCGGAGCGCGGTCCACAATGCTCCGGTGGCCTCCGCGACATGCGCGGAACCACAAGCGGCCAGCGCGCGCATGGCCGAGATACGTGTGCGGAGGGAGACGCCCTCCCGGCCGAGTAACCCGCGCAGGATGTCGATCGCGATCGTGGTGTCGTGGGACGCCAGCGACTGCGCCAGCCGAACGCGGACATCGTGCTTCGGGTAGCAACTCCCCAGGAAGTCGAGCAGTGTTCGGCGAACGGCGGGCTCCCCGAGCAGTGCCGCCGCGTCCGAGGTCGCGCGTCGCAGCTCTTCGTCGCTCGAATCCCGGGTCAGCGTCAACAGCAGATTCGCCGCGAACGACTCCGTGTGCCGGCTCGCCGCCGGGACGCCCCGGGCCAGGAGTTCGCCGGCCAGCGCCGCGAAGTCGCCGGTGCCGCGGCCCAGCCAGTCCAGGATCGCGTCGCCCGTGCCGTACCGGTGGGCGTGGTGGGCCAGGATCGCGTGGGCGAACAGGTCGCCGTGGACGGCTCGGTGCACCACGTGGGTCCAGTCCGGGGCGGCCGGGTCGAAGTGGGCCGGCAGCCGGTCGGCGCGGACGTCGGCGGCGAGGTGTTCGGCGAAGCTGTAGTGAGTGAAGCGCAGGAAGTCGTGGTGATGGGTGAAGACGCCGACCGTGCCCAAAACCGACGCGACGAGTCTGGGCCACTCCGGGACGCCCCGGCGGGTGGCCCGACAGTCGTGTTCGTCGAGCCAGTCCAAGGCCAGGTCGAGGAGGGGGCGGGTGCCGGCCGTCGGGTCGGTGACCACTGTGACGGCCAGGTGTTCGACGAGTTCGGGGCGGTGGTCGAACAGGAAGGCGACGGCGGCTCGGTGTACGGCGGGGCGCAGCGTCCAGCGTTGCAGCACGGTTTGTTGTTGCTCGTGCATTTCCTCCAGGTGTGCGTCGGTCAGGAGGGTGAAGTAGTCGCAGTAGAGGGTGAATCGATTGCTCGGCAGCGGCGTGGTGGGGTGTTTGCGGTAGACGAGCGCGGCCACCGTCGCCAGCAGTGGCACGCGGACCAAATCGCGCACGCCGGCGGCCTCGGTCTGGCGCAGGAAGCCGGCCGCCAGGGTCGGTCCGTCGGGGTGGTCGCGGAACCAGCGGTGGGCGAATTCGCGCAACTGCTCGCGGTCGAACGGCTCCAGCGTGTAGGTCCCGGTCGCCGCGTGTTGCAGCGGGGCCAGTTCGTCGTTGGGCAGGGGCCTGGTGGTGATCAGCAGTCGGAACCGGCCGTCGGGGTTGCGGACCCGGCCGGCCAACTCGGCGACCAGGCCGCGCCGGCGCTCCGGGTCGGTGATCTCGTCCAGGCCGTCGACGATCAGCAGGCACGTGGTGTTCTCGGGCAGGTGGTCGAGCAGGTCGTCGGGGAGGACGTAGTCGAGGTGTGGCGCCAGTTCGGTGGACAGGATCCGGACCAGGCGCGGGATCAGCGCGCTGCGCCCGGCGGCCAGGCGGCCGGCGGTGACGCGCAGGGGCAACAGCCGTTCGGGATGCGGGCCTTGGGTCTCTCCCGACTCGTAGGCGAGGGCCAGAGCCGCGGCCAGTTGCAGGCTCAGCGTGGACTTGCCCTGGCCCGCGCCGCCGGTGATCAGGACGTGGCGATGCAGTCCGAGTGTGTCCTCGGCGGCTCGGGCGGGGGCGATCGCGGGTCCGCTCGGCTCGGTCGATACGAAGTGCCGTTGGTGGTGCTCCGCGTCGCGCGGGTCCCGGCGGGGATCCCGCATGCGGTCGAGGGGTTGCCGGGTGGGCGTGGTCGGGGCGCTGCGGGCCTGTTGTCGGACGTAGACGGTGGCGAGTCCGTCGAGTGGCGCGTCGTAGAGGCGGTAGGTGAAGTTGCGCGCGGCGATGGTCTGCGCGTGCAGCAAGTCCCGGAGGTGGGGCGGTAGTCGGGGCGCCGCGTCGGCGGCCGAGGGGTGGCGGTTCCAGCCGAGCACGATCCGGGCGCCCTGGTCCTCGTTGCGCTGTCGGGGCCGGGGGAAGCCCAGTTCGGGCAGAATCCGGTGCAGATGGGCATGCACCGTGGCCAGGTCGAGGGTCT
It contains:
- the pip gene encoding prolyl aminopeptidase, coding for MTVPYPPIEPYEHGMLDVGDGNRVYWESCGNPAGKPALVVHGGPGSGCSTGVRQLFDPNRYRVVLFDQRGCGRSTPHASDPDTDMRYNTTEHLLADIERLREHLGLERWLLYGGSWGSTLILAYAQRHPERVSEIVIPAVTSTRRVEIDWLYRGVGRFLPAEWERFRNAVPEAERDDPVAAYARLLENPDPAVREHAVREWCAWEDAVVGGEPNGRPDAYGGRPPAARTALVRIAAHYFSHGAWLPEGVLIREAGRLAGIPGVLIHGRLDLSSPLDTAWHLSRAWPDATLEVVDDAGHLGSDAMRATILAALDRFATT
- a CDS encoding class I SAM-dependent methyltransferase: MTRAAAEHYERILAANYTWMLGGDLAPIAAGQGELLTGLGVAPTTTSAVAVDLGCGPGNQSLALAGLGFSRVLAVDTSRILLAELAEHAAGLPAIEPVFGDIRKVLPELTAPGEVAVVVCMGDTLTHLSTKDDVSALLAEIARALAPGGRLVVTYRDLTETLHGIDRFIPIRSTDDRVFTCFLEYPDDDTVLVHDLLHVHDGTGWTQHVGSYPKLRIAPTWLAERCRDVGLTVEHNRTGARGLQILAARKD
- a CDS encoding SecDF P1 head subdomain-containing protein; translation: MTQPTRTRRAARSLVATVAVAAVLGVAGCSSDDPVTFKDGDHTGPVDEAAGRVFAEARLVPERALDERQLAASAETIRKRASAGRLPVKSVTVRDGALVVRIAVNPSGDDTRRRLAAIAHTGQLSVRAVTAVTPYPPTTGGTGGTATPSGGPECGDPAVPRVDDPAAPIVACDDKPTEKFTLAPAVITGADVAKAEAKAPQGSGGWEIRLDWTEKGQAAFTALTADAARRDEPGNRVAIVWDGRVLVAPMVRSAIPGAAVIAGTYTEADARQLAGTIGSGMLPAGFRVESFEPGR
- a CDS encoding GNAT family N-acetyltransferase, giving the protein MGDLETARLVLHPLTVAETERVVAGEPAADDRWEAGYPTAGDVAGAGRFLRTCATVGDPGAFGNYEIRRREDGVAVGGVGFHGVPDESGTVTIGYGLIEAVRGRGYATEALRELLRFARAAGVTRVVGDTAHDNVASQHVMAAVGMRLVKEEAGLKHYAIQWSPGADGAEPAADAPVRVTRP
- a CDS encoding DinB family protein, which codes for MATDRRPDPPVTGDEREMMRAFLDFHRATLAMKCEGLSDEELRRQSMPPSTLSLLGLVRHMAEVERTWFRRVINAEDIPLVWSDEGDFQVAYDASKSTRSEAFAAWETEVAHARRIEAEAESLDVIGHNAKWDQDVSLRLVMLHLMHEYARHNGHADFLREGVDGTVGA
- a CDS encoding acetylxylan esterase, with amino-acid sequence MPLSDLSLPELQQFFPKRSEPADFDAFWARTLDEADAHPLDPTFTPETGPLTGVEVCDVSFAGHGGQRVHGWLVLPVHRDGPLPCVVEFPGYGGGRGLPHEQLLYAAAGFAHLVIDVRGQGGSWRAGATGDDAPAGDGSTHPGFLTRGVTDPDRYYYRRVTVDAVRAIAVARSHPAVDPTRIAALGASQGGGLALTVAGLVPDLTAVVADVPFLCHFRRGAEIAATGPYGELARYLAVHRDRVDRVFRTLDYFDAVNHGARATAPARFSVALMDTTCPPSTVFAAYHHYAADKRMEVHTFNGHEGGGAYQDGLNLTYLRSAFEIA
- a CDS encoding AraC family transcriptional regulator → MIEYTLSSHAARVVRDAALGAGVALSELAHLPGFEPETLANPLLRVPTASVVRTWELAVATGPPDVAIRAAESATLGRLHVWDYLFTSAGSFADGCRDAARYVSTMSDPVVEMTVVEDDRRLTVTYGIANYSPAAVTAIDEFAMAVMLKRARDARGPGVVPVHVALAHDAPKNHRHLIEAFGTRAIDFGARTNSMTFLDMDAERPRPTGPGDDELGLILRRYADNLLENARPAAGWHGRFRSVLAGSLGGEELSLEMVAHRMAMSPRTLQRRLSDLETTWRDEIESVRHEHAATLLRDTELPVQSIAGRLGYTDARALRRAFQRWTGQTPDAYRRTAVTGA
- a CDS encoding GNAT family N-acetyltransferase; this encodes MLIREAESGDWAAIWPFFHEIVAAGETFTYPLDLGMDEGREWWLPAPPSRAVVAVDEAGVVLGTAKMNRNHMGNGSHIASASYMVDPAHAGRGVGRALCEYTIEWARAQGYRAMQFNSVVATNEHAVRLYRSLGFEVIGTLPEGFDHPKHGYVGLHIMHLAL